In Aurantimicrobium minutum, the following proteins share a genomic window:
- a CDS encoding acetoacetate decarboxylase family protein encodes MSTLKGFLAPKTPSGNSAIIPEMPWHYSGTLLTVEYLTDPANVRAILPAELELADEQPGAVALIWADWQSCSDDFEELLDPDRSQYMETFVVVRCKYEGVTYSRCVAIWVTKDFAMARGWFQGYPKKLGSMHATRVYNRGKATPRLEAGAKFGASLAAYDHRLASAKVTLTGPVESNGFVNGHKMLHSRWVPSITPGAGNSLDQLITMGGVDLDLGQAWGGTAELTLGDSQWDELGSLLPVEKILGGYYREVGTTFNGGTLVADLGSNPSI; translated from the coding sequence CACTACTCCGGCACGCTACTGACTGTTGAGTACCTCACCGACCCTGCCAACGTTCGAGCCATCCTTCCTGCTGAGCTAGAACTCGCGGATGAGCAGCCTGGTGCTGTTGCGTTAATTTGGGCTGACTGGCAGTCATGTTCTGATGACTTTGAAGAGTTGCTCGATCCTGACCGCTCGCAGTACATGGAGACCTTCGTCGTCGTGCGTTGCAAGTACGAGGGCGTCACCTACAGTCGCTGCGTCGCTATCTGGGTAACCAAAGACTTTGCCATGGCTCGTGGTTGGTTCCAGGGCTACCCCAAGAAGCTGGGATCGATGCACGCCACCCGTGTATATAACCGAGGCAAGGCAACTCCACGTCTTGAAGCAGGAGCAAAGTTCGGTGCAAGCCTAGCGGCCTATGACCACCGCCTGGCTTCAGCGAAGGTGACGCTAACCGGTCCGGTAGAGAGCAACGGTTTTGTCAACGGTCACAAGATGCTTCACAGCCGCTGGGTTCCTTCGATTACTCCCGGTGCAGGTAACTCACTCGACCAACTCATCACCATGGGGGGTGTCGACCTTGATCTGGGGCAGGCCTGGGGTGGCACAGCTGAACTTACCCTCGGTGATTCGCAATGGGATGAACTTGGTTCACTGCTTCCCGTAGAGAAGATTCTTGGTGGTTACTACAGAGAAGTCGGAACCACCTTTAATGGAGGAACCTTGGTTGCTGATTTGGGATCTAACCCCAGCATCTAA
- a CDS encoding glutamine synthetase family protein yields MVNDLTKLRDDLGERGIDVLRVMYSDVLGIPRSKDILVSQLDKACHNGPAFSQGVWTTTTGGEFHEANGIANDGLQDFFTQIVPSTISPLAWEPGVAYVIGDAFNPDGKPNMMSPRSVLQKVIESYQALGLHPVVGPELEFYISTKDENGNFQRSLSQTGRVYMTGTLVDPDGDFLHLMRMLDSLNIGAFAGNHEFSPSQYEVNLWHSEALDAADRTFFFKSAVKDIIAKRGKHATFLGKPWSDEGGSGFHLHFSVTDADGINKMHDGRGNLSPAAKMLIAGIVKHANALTAFTNPTINSFKRLGPDTLAPYRSNWGYDNRSCMVRVPPERGQGTRLEIRVGDGAANPYLVIAAILAAGLDGIVNEMECPPDAVGMAYDNEDAEILPESFTQSLDALEVDDALRNQLSQELVNVFMVLKRDEIARYEAAVEDPATREVTDWEITEYAEAY; encoded by the coding sequence ATGGTTAACGATCTGACAAAACTTCGAGATGACCTTGGGGAACGCGGGATTGATGTTCTGCGCGTCATGTACTCAGATGTCTTGGGTATTCCTCGCTCTAAGGACATTCTTGTCAGTCAGCTCGACAAAGCATGCCACAATGGTCCCGCTTTCAGCCAGGGCGTGTGGACCACCACAACAGGTGGTGAGTTCCACGAAGCAAACGGAATCGCCAATGACGGCCTCCAGGACTTCTTTACCCAAATTGTTCCCAGTACGATTTCACCCCTTGCCTGGGAACCAGGTGTGGCATATGTCATTGGTGACGCGTTCAATCCCGATGGCAAGCCCAACATGATGTCTCCTCGTTCAGTACTGCAAAAGGTCATTGAGAGCTACCAGGCACTGGGGCTCCACCCTGTCGTGGGACCAGAACTTGAGTTCTACATCTCGACAAAAGACGAGAACGGAAACTTCCAACGCTCCTTGAGTCAAACAGGACGTGTCTATATGACGGGAACATTGGTTGATCCTGACGGTGATTTCCTGCATCTCATGCGCATGCTTGACAGCCTCAACATTGGTGCCTTTGCCGGAAACCACGAATTTAGCCCCAGCCAATACGAAGTAAATCTCTGGCACAGCGAAGCGCTTGATGCTGCTGACCGCACCTTCTTCTTTAAGTCCGCGGTCAAGGACATCATTGCCAAGCGTGGAAAGCATGCAACCTTCCTGGGCAAGCCTTGGAGCGATGAGGGTGGATCAGGGTTCCACCTGCACTTCTCCGTCACCGATGCGGACGGCATCAACAAAATGCACGATGGTCGCGGCAACCTGTCCCCCGCAGCCAAGATGCTCATCGCAGGTATCGTGAAGCACGCCAATGCCCTGACCGCTTTCACCAACCCCACCATCAACTCGTTCAAGCGACTGGGCCCCGACACTCTTGCCCCCTACCGCTCGAACTGGGGATACGACAACCGCTCGTGCATGGTTCGCGTTCCACCAGAGCGTGGCCAAGGTACTCGCCTCGAGATTCGCGTGGGCGATGGTGCGGCAAACCCTTACCTCGTCATTGCAGCAATCCTTGCTGCAGGTCTTGACGGCATTGTCAACGAGATGGAATGCCCCCCGGATGCAGTGGGTATGGCCTATGACAACGAGGATGCCGAAATTCTTCCTGAATCCTTCACTCAGTCTCTCGATGCGCTCGAAGTCGACGACGCACTGCGCAACCAGCTTTCACAAGAATTGGTCAATGTCTTCATGGTGCTCAAGCGTGATGAGATCGCTCGATATGAAGCAGCTGTTGAAGACCCCGCAACCCGTGAGGTTACGGACTGGGAAATCACAGAATACGCAGAGGCGTACTAA